In the genome of Acidobacteriota bacterium, the window GCAGCGCAGATTCCGCGAGAGACCGTGAGATCCGGTCCTCCGTGTCGATCGGCAACCGTCCGTGTTGAACGCCGCGCGACGGAGGGGTGGCGTGACCGGGCGCGTCGCGACGTCGGCGCCGCCGAGAACGCTACCGAAATTCGGCGACGACTGGCGCGTGGTCGCTGCGCCCGACGGCCGGCTGTACGACGCACGCAGCGGCCCGTGCGGCCATCGGTGCGCTCGCGAGGACGTAGTCGATGCGCCAGCCGATATTGCGCTGCCGGAGATTGCGCCACGGGGCCCACCAGGTGAAGAGGCCCTGGTTGTCGGGATCGAGGGTGCGGCCGACGTCCACGAGCCCCGCGTCGAGCAGGCGGGCGAACGCCGCGCGCTCGTCGGGACGCTGACCGATGCCGTGTGGCTTGCGCTCCTTCGGATGAACGTCGATCTCCGCGCGCGCGACGTTGAGGTCGCCGCAGATCACGACCCGGCCGCCGCCGGCCGCCGTCGCGGCGGCCCAGACACGCAGTGCCTCGAGGAAGCGCATCTTCGCCTCGAAGTCCTTGCCGCCGTTTGGCACGTACACCGACGCCAGCGTCACGCCCGTCACGATGGTCACCGACACCCGCGTCTCGATGTCGAAGTCCGGGTGCCACACGTCGGGGCGCACGGGGCTCAGCGTCTTGCGGACGAGCAGCGCGACCCCCGAGTAGCCGCCGGCGCCGTGCCAATGGCACCAGTAGTCGTCGAGGCCGAGCAGCAACACGGGCACCTGCTCCGGGCTCGCCTTGATCTCCTGGAGGCAGACGACGTCTGGCTGGTCGGTGGCGAGCCAGTCGCAGAGCTCCTCGGCGCGTGCCCGAATGCCGTTGACGTTCCAGGTCGCGATACGCATGAGAGGCTCAGAGGAAGCAGAGGCGCAGAGGAGAAACTACCGCAAAGACGCAAAGGCGCAGAGACACGCTGAGACGGAGCCCGGTGGGCGCGGCGCAGCCGCGCTCCGAGGGGTGCGGATGGCCCAGCGAGCGAGCCGGCCGGAGATCGGTTCAGGCTCGTTCGCAGGGCCGTTCGCACCCCTCGTGGCCGGCCGCTTCGCGGCCGGCCACCGGGCGATGTCCGGCGTGAGGGCCTCTGCGGGCTCCGCGACCTCCGCTGTCTCTGCGGTGCTCGGCGCGGTCGCGCTCACTCGACACGCGCGACCGCCACCATCGCCGGCCGCAGCACCTCGTCGCCAATCAGGTAGCCAGGCGTCATGACGCCGCACACCCGGCCATCGCGCGATGGGTCGTCGGCCGGGACAATCGTCACGGCCTCGTGGCGGGTCGGATCGAACGGGGTGTCGAGCGCCTCGATTCGCGTCACGCCGAAGCCTTCGAGCTTCGCGAGGAACTGCCGCCGCACGATCTCGACGCCCTGGACGAGCGCATCGACGCTCGTCTGGTCGCGGGCCGCTTCGAGCGCACGATCGAGGTTGTCGACCACCTCGAGCAGCTCCACGAGCATCGTCCGGCGCCCGCGCTCGATCTCGCGGGCGATGTCCTTGCGCAGCCGCACGCGCGATTCCTCGAACTCCCGTGACGCCTCGCGGTACTTCGAGAGGTACTCCTGGACGAGCCGGTCCTTCTCGGCCAGCTGTCGCTCGAGGTCCTCCACGTAGGTCGGCTTACCTGGCTGCCAGTCGGCCGAGGTCTCGGGGGAAGCCGCCGGCTCGCCGGCCTGCTGGCGGGCCCACCAGCGGCGGTCCACGACCTTGAGCGGCGGCTCGTCGTGCACCTGTGGGCCTCGTTGGGACGCGTCGTTGTTCGTGTCGGTCATGTCGTCGAGACGCCGGCATCGGGGGCCGGCACGTGGTCTGGGAAACTGAACGCCAGACGGTCGTCGGCCACGGCGATGTGCACCCTTCCGCCGTGCTCGAGACGTCCGAACAGGATCTCGTCGGTGAGCGGGTCGCGCACCTCGCGCTGGATCACCCGGGCGAGCGGGCGCGCCCCGTAGATGGGGTCGTACCCCTTTGCGGCGAGCCATGCCCGGGCCTCGGGCTCGAGCTCGAAGGCCACCTTGCGCTCCGCGAGCTGGGCCTCGAGCTGCAGGATGAACTTCTCGACGATGGTCTCCATGACCTCGGGGGTCAGGTGGCCGAAGGTCACGATGGCGTCGAGCCGGTTGCGGAACTCGGGGCTGAAGACGCGCTCCACGGCCTCCTTCGAGCGGCTGCGCGAGCGCTGCTCGGCGCCCTCGCCGTCGCCCCCCGCGAAACCGATGGTCCCGGCGCTCAGCTCACGCGAGCCCGCGTTCGACGTCATGATCAGCACGACCTGGCGGAAGTCGGCGCGGCGGCCGTTGTTGTCGGTGAGCGTCGCGTGGTCC includes:
- the xth gene encoding exodeoxyribonuclease III, which codes for MRIATWNVNGIRARAEELCDWLATDQPDVVCLQEIKASPEQVPVLLLGLDDYWCHWHGAGGYSGVALLVRKTLSPVRPDVWHPDFDIETRVSVTIVTGVTLASVYVPNGGKDFEAKMRFLEALRVWAAATAAGGGRVVICGDLNVARAEIDVHPKERKPHGIGQRPDERAAFARLLDAGLVDVGRTLDPDNQGLFTWWAPWRNLRQRNIGWRIDYVLASAPMAARAAACVVQPAVGRSDHAPVVAEFR
- a CDS encoding nucleotide exchange factor GrpE — encoded protein: MHDEPPLKVVDRRWWARQQAGEPAASPETSADWQPGKPTYVEDLERQLAEKDRLVQEYLSKYREASREFEESRVRLRKDIAREIERGRRTMLVELLEVVDNLDRALEAARDQTSVDALVQGVEIVRRQFLAKLEGFGVTRIEALDTPFDPTRHEAVTIVPADDPSRDGRVCGVMTPGYLIGDEVLRPAMVAVARVE